ATGCCTCTGGCTGGCATACGACAAGCACCTCTTCTGGCACGGTGTATATGGGCCTGCTGGAACTGAACAAGGACGGCACCTACAATTTTCAGGGCGACAAGGGCGGTATTGCGCACCTTGCCCAGGGTGAAACCCTGACCATCGACGCCAAAATCGGCGTGAGCGATGCAGCTGGAGCAACAGATACAGCAAAGGTTGCCGTCACCGTCACGGGCACCAATGACGCCCCCAGAATGGAGGCCTTTGATGCAGGTGCAGCAACGCTCACAGATAATGGCGCTGGCGTTCAGATGCTTTCGGGCACCATTGCCGTCGCCGATGTGGATGGTGACACGCTGACCTACTACATCATGTCTGGCGGCAAGTATGTGACGGAACTGCATGATGGGCACGGCACTCTCAAGCTTGTGGGCAGCAGCTATACCTACGAGCTTGATGCTGATTACGCTAAGAACCTCGAGGCCCAGGGCAAGGATGTTGCAACCGCAGGCGGCTCGTTTACCGTTGTGGCTGTGGACAAATACGGCGTTGAGGCCAGCCAGACGCTGGCAATCACCCTCAAGGGCGTGAACAACGATCCAACCTTCACCGCGCCCAGCCTTTCCATTGTGGAGGGGGCGATCCCTCTCACCGGGAACCTGGGTGCTGCGGACGTGGACACCAACGATGCCGGACTGCTGACATACAGCATTGCCTACGGCTCTAGCAGCGCCACGGCTTCCGGTGCAACAAATGCTGTTGTGGAAGGGCACTACGGACAGCTGACCCTGGATGCCTCCGGCAACTACAAATACACCCTGACCAACCACGAACTGGCCCAGGGTGCGAAAGCCACGGAAACCTTCACCGTTACAGTGAATGACGGGCACGGCGGCACGGTAAACCATGACGTTGTTGTCAACATCACCGGCACCAACGATGCGCCGGTGGCGCACCTTGATGCCGCAAGTCATGCGTTTTCAGCCACAGACGTTGATCTGGGAGATCACCTTGCGTTTTCCGTGAACGGGCACGAGCTGAATGCTGTTCCGCAGGGCGCCACAGAGGTGCATGGCGCGTTCGGCACACTGACCTTTACCGCTGACGCAACGCATCCGGATGTGTTCTCCTATGGCAGTTATGAGCTTGATTCCAGCTACGATTCCATAAGCAAACTTGCTGCCCTGCATGACGCAGGCTCGGACTTGAAGGACACTTTTGGCTATACAGTGTCTGACGGCCGTACCACCAACGGGCAGGCAAGCGGCACTATCGCTGTGGATATCAATACTGACAACTGGGACGGCCAAGGCGGGCAGTTGCTCTTCGCCCAGGAGAACACCGCGACGCATAACTATGAGGCCGCAGGCGGCGCTGGCAGCGACATACTGATTGGCGGCAGCCATGACGATATCCTTTACGGGGGCGCCGGGGACGACATCCTCTACGGTGGCGCTGGGCACAATGAATTATACGGTGGAGACGGCAACGATACCCTCTATGCCGGCAATGATGGCGACCACCTCTACGGCGGTGATGGGAACGACCATCTCTACGGCGGGACAGGCAACGATTTCCTTGATGGCGGAGCCAATACCTTCGCCACCGATGGCGGCGGCAACCATTTGTATGGCGGCGCAGGCAACGATGTGCTGGTGTTCCATCAGGGCGACACCATTGACGGCGGCAGCGGCACGGACGTGCTGCTGGTCAAGGGCGGCAGCGTGGATGCGCTGTTTGACAGCGATGGCAAGCTGAACAGCAATATCACCAATAGCGAGATCCTCATCAGCGGCAAGGAAAACGGAACCGTTGAAAGCCTGACGGACGTGGGGAAGCTGAGCGACATTGGCATGACTGTGGGCAGCGATGGCAAGGTGACTACCGCCAATACGAGCAACGCCACATGGGCTGACTCTGGAACGCATGGCGACTACAACGTCATGACCTGCACAATCACGCATACCGACAGTTCTTCTGAAGAAGTAACAGTGGCAGTGCTGAAGACAACGCTGAACAACGGCTAAGCCAGTCAGTCAGCTGCACAACTGGACAGAAAAAGCCCGCCCGCATTCTCCTGTAAGGATGCGGGCGGGCTGCATTTCGCGCCCACAGGCGCGTACTATTCAGGCCGTGAAGCTGCTTACAGCCCCAGATCGCGCAACAGGTTGGCCACAGCCATGTTGCCCATGGTTTCCGTGGCTCCTGCGGTGGAGGACGAGCAGTGCGAACCCATCACAAGGTTGTCCAGCTCATACCACGCCGGGTCAGCCGGGGGCTCCTGCTCAAATACGTCAAGCCCCGCACCGTAGATGCTGCCTTCTTTCAGGGCTTCCAGCAGGGCGGCTTCGTCAATAAGCCCGCCGCGCGCGGTATTGATCAGCACGGCGGTTTTTTTCATGCTCGCAAGGCGCTGGGCATTGATGAGGTTGCGGGTTTCATCCGTCAGCACGGTATGCAGGGTGATGAAGTCGGCCTCGCGGCAAATGCGGTCAACGTCCGCGCGTTCCACGCCTTCCTTGGCGGCCCAGGCATCGTCCCACACAACATCGTGGGCAAGAATCTTCATGCCAAAGCCCTGTGCGCGTTTGACCACGCAGCGGCCAATGGCCCCAAGGCCGATGATGCCGATGGTTTTGCCGTACAGGTCAATGCTGGTGATCTTGCCCCAGTCTTTCTGGCGGCAGCGGCGATCAATAAGCCCGGCCTTGCGCGCCACCATGAGCATGAGGGTCAGGGCGTAGTCGGCCACGGCATTGCTGTTGGCCCCCACGGTGCGCGAAACCGCGATGCCGCGCTCCTTGCAGGCCGCAAGGTCGATGTTGTCCAGCCCAACGCCGTATTTGGCAATGGCCTTGAGGGCGGGGGCAGCAGCCAGCACAGGGGCGTCCATTGGGTCAACGCCAAGAATAACGCCAGCGCAGTCGGCCAGCTTTTCCTTCATCTGCTCGGCGGAGAGAATGCCGCCCGTGTCGTTGCGTATCACTTCCAGCCCGGCCTGGGCCAGACGGTCAAACAGCTCGGGATTGGTTTTGCCGAAAGAACGGGGTGTTACAAGAATTTTCACAAAAACTCCTTGTGCGGATATGGGCAGAATCTGGGCCGGGAACCGGCGCATACAGCCTTACTACTCTGCGGGTATTTGTCAACGAGTGCGGATAAGCGAAAAACCGCCGGAACGGTGGCAGCGGAATGCGCAAAATGGCCGCTTGCAGCCGGGCCGCAGGCTGATCCTGATTCCTGGCTTGTCCTCTTGACGCGCAACAGCCGCCGGGCAAAACCCGGCGGCTGTTCCTCTTCGTACGGCAAAGCGTATTATGCCTGCACGTCCAGCTTTCCGCCAATGCCCTCGGCGGCAAGCCCTTGGCTGCGCATGTTCTGCTCCATTTCCGCGCCCTTATCAATAGTGCCGCTGATAAGCGCTGCAGACATGTTGGCCTGAATGTTCAAGGCGCTTCTGGCCAGGCTTACGCTCATGCCCATCTTCACATCATCCATGGCTTGCTCCTTGGCCGCTTGTGCGAACCTGTGCATCCATCTGATCGGCCAAAGCGCAAAAAACTGTAGGGCAAAAATACAAAGGCAAAACCAGCCGCGATTAGGGGGGCGCGATTGGTTTCAGGTCAGATTCGCACAACCTGGGGTCAGTCCTGCCCCTGCTCTTCGCCTTCAAGTTCCTTGAGTTTTTTCCACACGGTCACGCGGCTGATGCCAAGGGCGTCAGCCAGGGCCTTTTTGTTGCCGCCGTGCTCTTCAAGCGAGGCCTCCAGAATGAAGCGCTCCATCTCTGCCATGGTGCCGCGCGGCACCTGCAAAACATCATCCAGCGGATGGCATGGGCCAGCCATGCCCTGCCGCAGGCAATGCCGCCGCATGATGTCTGTAATCAGCGCGTCAAAGTCCTGTTGCTCGTCATAGAGGGTAAACACGCGCTCCAGAATATGCTCCAGTTCGCGCACATTGCCCGGCCAGCCGTGCGCTGACAGCGCGGAAAGCGTTGCATCGTCAAACTTGAGGCGGCTGCGTCCGGCCACGTGTTGATGGCTTTTTTTGATAAAATGGGCAATGAGCGTGGGAATGTCTTCTTTGCGCTTGCGCAGCGGCGGTATTTGCAGCGGCAAGATGTTGAGCCTGAAAAACAGATCGCGCCGGAAGGAGCCTTCCTGCGCCATGGCGTAGAGGTCGCGGTTTGAAGCCGCTATGATGCGTACGTCAATGTTGATCACGCGGTCGCCGCCAATGCGGAAGATTTCTTTTTCCTGCAAGGTGCGCAGCAGACGCACCTGTGTTGCGAGGCTCATTTCGCTGATTTCATCCAGAAACAGCGTTCCCCGGTGAGCCAGCTCAAACATGCCCGGCTTGCCGCCCTTGCGCGCGCCGGTAAAAGCCCCTTCCTCATAGCCAAAAAGTTCGCTTTCCAGCAGGTGCTCGGGCAGGGCCGCGCAGTTCAGGGCCACAAAGGGGCCTTTTTTGCGTTCGCTGAAATTGTGGATGCTTTGGGCAAAAAGCTCCTTGCCGGAGCCAGTTTCTCCTTCAATGAGGATGGAGGCGCTGCTGCGGGCGTAGCGCTTGGCTTCGGCCACAACCGGGCCAAGGGTGTTTTTTGATCCTATGATGTCTGGAAAATTGTATTTTGCCACCAAGCCCTTGCTGGCAAGCTGCACGCGGGCCTCAGCTTCAATTTTCTGGATTTTGGAAAGTTCCTGAAAAACAATGATGGTGCCCTGGTCATGCTCACGCACGCGGATAGGTACCCGGTTGACCACCAGGGTCTTGCCCTTGAGGGGCAATACCTTGTCCACGGTGTATTCGCCGTTGCCGAGCATCTGTTTGAGTTCCGGCGGCGTTGACGGGGCATCAATGTTCATGCCCACCAGCTTTTTGCCGTGCAGGTCAAGCATCTGCTTTGCCGGGCGGTTGCAGATGGCAATGGTTTTGTCTCGATTGACGGAAACAATGCCGCTGAGGGAATAGTTGATAATATTGTTCAGGCGGCGGGAGCGGGTACGCTCCTTGATGTGCTGGTCAACAATATTGCGGGCGGAAAGCACCGCCTGATGCACGCTGTCCTTGCTGGAGCGTATGAGATAGTAGGGCAGGCCGTACTGTGCCGCCTTTTCAATGACGCATCCGCCAAATCCGACAATGGCAACATCTTTCAGCGTGGGAAGGCGGGCAATAATACTGTTGAAGTCCTGCTCGTTGCGGTAGATGACCTGACGGAAATTTTTAAGTCGAGCAAAGGCTGCCAGCGATTCAATATCAACGCTCAGATTGCTGTCGTAAGTGATGCAGAGCAGGTTCTGATGACGCTCTGACGCTTCGCGCAGGGGGGTGACGATGTCGTTGGCTGTAATCTGGATGGGCACTACTGGTGTTTTGACCATCTGCTGGATGGCGATGGCCGTTCCCGCCTGGCTGATGATGACATCGTAACGGTTTTCCACCTCAAGCGCGTGGAGGTGCCCGCTGTTGTAAATGCCGCCATCAAACACATCAACCTCAACGCCGAACTGGCCTGCGGAGTGACGCACAAGCTGGGCCATTTCATCATAAATGGAAACGCAAAGAATACGCGGTTTGAAACTGGCTGGCAGCATGGGAGCCTCGTCATCTGATGGATTCGCACATGGCGCATGTGCCGGGCGGTGTAAAAAACATAAACCTCGCTGTATGCAAAGTAAACATGAACAGCATGGAATATTGAATGAATACAGCAGGTATTGAGAAAACACAGGCCAAAATCTGTATTGCGTCAGCGCCGCATTACCCTGCCATGCAAGCAACGCAAGGCAGGAATGTCTTGCACCATGTATGCCGCGATTATCCCGTATCTTCTGTTCAACGACGCAGTCACGGCAAGGACTTCACAATAAAATCCATGCCGCGACTGCGTAATAAATCCAACTTGCGTACCAGATACGCCGGAATCGCGCTATTTTATGAGGCCGAGCATTTTCCAGTAGGGTATGCTGATAAGAAAGGCCACTATACATATGGCGGTATAGGCAGCCGAAAGTTTAATCATGGCTCCGTGCCGTGCCATTTTGCCCTGTGTGCCGAAATGGGCGCAAAGGTAAATGGAGTTCATGTAGCTCAGGTACCAGATATCGCTGCCGGCAAAAGTGACCATGCAGGCGATCCAGGGGTTCATGCCGTGGGCAATCATGATGGGCGGAAGAATCAGCACAAAGATTGCCGAGGCGGATGTGAGCGACACAATAACCAGTTTGACGAGCGAGGCCACAACCACCAGCGTCACAATGAACAGGGCGGGTTCGGAAATCACGTTGGCAAGGAGGGGCTGCAGTTCCGTACCAAGCCAGCGGTCAACCTTGAGCGACTGGATAACCGAGGCCATGTTCAGGATGCTGCCCACGAAAACAACGGACGACCAGTCGATGCCCGTCTTGAAATCGTTTTTGTCCATAACCTTGAGCAACATGAGTGTGCACATGGCCATCAGGGAAACTTCACCGGCAGATATCTTGTGCAGCGATTCGGTCATCCACATAAGCAGGGTGACAATAAGCACGCCCATGCACAGCTTTTCATTACGGGTCATGGGCCCGAGCTTTTCAAGCTGAGCGGTGCTGTAGCCTGCGGGCAGGCTGACTTTTTCCTTGGGCTTGTAGCAGGTCACGATGAAAAGACCCATGCCGAGGAAAACGCACACGCCATAGGGCAACGACCACAAAAGCCACTGCAGCCACGTAACGCCGCGATAGGCCTCGGGCAGCATGCCCACCAGCACGTAATGGCTGAACGAGCCGCTCATGAACATGTGCCCCATGAGGATAAAGCCCACATAGCATGCGCCGAACAGGCCGTTGGCCGCGTTGGACTTGCGTTCAATGCCAAGTTCATCGCTGATGCCCATGGCAATGGGCGAAGAAAGCGTGGCCTTGGCGTTCATGCTGGGAATGAGCGGGCCGATCACAGTGCCCGAACCAATCAGCCCCCACACCTGTCCGGCAAAGCTGGCAGGGAAAAGCTTGAGCACCCAGAGCGAGATGCGCTTTAAAAGGCCTGTTTTGCCAGCCACTGCGCCCAGGGCGAATGCACCGACCATGATCCACCAGCCGGAGGTGGAAAACGTGGCGAACGCTGTTTTGAAAGGCACGCACTTGAAGGCCGACCACAAGATACACATCATCAAACCGGTGACAAATTCTGGCACGATCTCGGTGATCCACCAGCCCACAGCCCACACGGTGATGCCAAGAGCAATCATGGTCTTTTCGTTCAGGCCTTCTGGCGGCGCTTGCAGGGCGACCCAGATACCAAGGATGATGGAAAGAACAGACCCCGCAAGGCGAATGTTCTTGACCAGATTCCCTTTGTTTTCAGCAGCGATTTCAGCCATGACACTCCCTCTGTGTAAAAAATGGAACGGCCTCGGGGCAAAAAAATGAATGGAAAATTAAAAAACCGGAGCAGACCGAAAA
This DNA window, taken from Desulfovibrio desulfuricans DSM 642, encodes the following:
- a CDS encoding phosphoglycerate dehydrogenase; the encoded protein is MKILVTPRSFGKTNPELFDRLAQAGLEVIRNDTGGILSAEQMKEKLADCAGVILGVDPMDAPVLAAAPALKAIAKYGVGLDNIDLAACKERGIAVSRTVGANSNAVADYALTLMLMVARKAGLIDRRCRQKDWGKITSIDLYGKTIGIIGLGAIGRCVVKRAQGFGMKILAHDVVWDDAWAAKEGVERADVDRICREADFITLHTVLTDETRNLINAQRLASMKKTAVLINTARGGLIDEAALLEALKEGSIYGAGLDVFEQEPPADPAWYELDNLVMGSHCSSSTAGATETMGNMAVANLLRDLGL
- a CDS encoding sigma 54-interacting transcriptional regulator; this encodes MLPASFKPRILCVSIYDEMAQLVRHSAGQFGVEVDVFDGGIYNSGHLHALEVENRYDVIISQAGTAIAIQQMVKTPVVPIQITANDIVTPLREASERHQNLLCITYDSNLSVDIESLAAFARLKNFRQVIYRNEQDFNSIIARLPTLKDVAIVGFGGCVIEKAAQYGLPYYLIRSSKDSVHQAVLSARNIVDQHIKERTRSRRLNNIINYSLSGIVSVNRDKTIAICNRPAKQMLDLHGKKLVGMNIDAPSTPPELKQMLGNGEYTVDKVLPLKGKTLVVNRVPIRVREHDQGTIIVFQELSKIQKIEAEARVQLASKGLVAKYNFPDIIGSKNTLGPVVAEAKRYARSSASILIEGETGSGKELFAQSIHNFSERKKGPFVALNCAALPEHLLESELFGYEEGAFTGARKGGKPGMFELAHRGTLFLDEISEMSLATQVRLLRTLQEKEIFRIGGDRVINIDVRIIAASNRDLYAMAQEGSFRRDLFFRLNILPLQIPPLRKRKEDIPTLIAHFIKKSHQHVAGRSRLKFDDATLSALSAHGWPGNVRELEHILERVFTLYDEQQDFDALITDIMRRHCLRQGMAGPCHPLDDVLQVPRGTMAEMERFILEASLEEHGGNKKALADALGISRVTVWKKLKELEGEEQGQD
- a CDS encoding SLC13 family permease → MAEIAAENKGNLVKNIRLAGSVLSIILGIWVALQAPPEGLNEKTMIALGITVWAVGWWITEIVPEFVTGLMMCILWSAFKCVPFKTAFATFSTSGWWIMVGAFALGAVAGKTGLLKRISLWVLKLFPASFAGQVWGLIGSGTVIGPLIPSMNAKATLSSPIAMGISDELGIERKSNAANGLFGACYVGFILMGHMFMSGSFSHYVLVGMLPEAYRGVTWLQWLLWSLPYGVCVFLGMGLFIVTCYKPKEKVSLPAGYSTAQLEKLGPMTRNEKLCMGVLIVTLLMWMTESLHKISAGEVSLMAMCTLMLLKVMDKNDFKTGIDWSSVVFVGSILNMASVIQSLKVDRWLGTELQPLLANVISEPALFIVTLVVVASLVKLVIVSLTSASAIFVLILPPIMIAHGMNPWIACMVTFAGSDIWYLSYMNSIYLCAHFGTQGKMARHGAMIKLSAAYTAICIVAFLISIPYWKMLGLIK